Genomic segment of Capra hircus breed San Clemente chromosome 13, ASM170441v1, whole genome shotgun sequence:
AGCCAGACTCCAGAGCCCACAACTTTGACCACTGTGGATCCCCCACTTCAGTCTTCCCTCCCAACATCCCTGCACCCATCTACACACACCCTACTACACTTAGGGGAAAATGATGAAATATTCATTCAGCTTGACTGACAAGCTCAAACAAGGAGGTGTCAACAGCTCAGAGATGAGAATGGGGCAAGCGATACTCATGTCTCCATCTTCCAACTCAGACTCCCTAATCCAAAATGCTTCACCGGGGATTTGCAACCCTAAACGCCATGTTCACACAAAAGATTCCCCTTGACACCCTTGAGTTTACGGGATTTTCCTGCTCATGATTCAAAGAGCAAACACGGGAGGGCTGGCCTCATCCTCTGGCGAGGTCGCCTGGTCCCTCGGTGAAAGCAGCTTTTGTCTACCTTTCTTCTGACCCCTGCCAGGAGTGCCTTTCTCAAGAGCCCTCCTCAGGTTTCTTGAattctggggttttgtttttccatttgaaGGTTCACAGAGCTATGGACTCATCACGTTTTCTcctggaggagcttggtgcacaATGGACCTCTAATATGATACTGGGGTCTGGAGTAGGGGGGTAATTGAAGCAGAAATTCAGCCCCAAACACTCAGATGCTTGCTCCAGACCCTGCCCACCTATGCTTGTAACAACTTCCTCTTGCTTCCATACAGAGTTCTGGCTCCCAGGGGACAGAGCTAGCATCCCACTCCCAAGCTCTGGAGAGCAGACATGgcacaactgaaaaataaaatgaactctgCCCAGATCTCTTGATTCACAAAACAATGCCGGTAAAGACTCCCCAACACAAGCACAGTCTGATATGTAGGATGAAAAGGGCACAATCTCCAGTAAGTGAGAAACACAGTGAGGAGGCACTGACATCACCAACGCGGAAAACACTGTCCTGAAACGTTAGCTGGGTGTCCATCCACACTTCTTGATGCCTCATGACCCTTGTCCTGCTCAGGGCAGGGAAACCAGCCACACCAGTGCTTccaggaagggcaactgcagcagAAGCTGAGAGAAGGCTTTTGAGTCTCCGAAACCTGGGTCTCTGACAAAGCATCAGTGACAAAGAACAGATGAGTGGTTGCCAGTTGCAGGGGCGGGAGGGAGTCGGGAGAAGGGAAGGAGTGACTCTGAAAGGGTGGCATGAAGGTATtttgggggtgatggaaatgttctgtagtAACCTGATTATTATTGTGGCTACATAAAACTATTCATGTGTTATAACTCATTGAATTATACACCCCCTCAAAAGTCAATTTTACTGTaggttaattattttttaagcctGAGTTTTTCAATTTCAAAATGTGGGACACAGGAGAATAGCATGTATATGACTATGTTATAGCATAGTCTAATGTATAGTCTAATGCTATACATTAAGAATAGCATGCATATGGCTAATTAAAGCAAGGTTTCTTGCTCCCAGGACTAGAAAATCACCCCTGTTGGTGGAGTGTGTGAGAGtccaagagaaactgaagagcacATAGTGGTCCTGGGTTCTGAGAAGTGTCTCCTGCTTCTCCCCAGGCAAACCTTGGCGAGAAGAGGAGGGCCAGCAGAAACCCCAGGTCGATGTGGGGGATTCCAGAATGGGCAGGGTCTGTGCCCCTGTTCCCTTCCAGAGCCAGGAAAGATGGCAGGACCCCAAGGGGAGAAGGTCGACTGGAAGGTCATAGTCCAGACAGATGGGCTAAGGTAGCCCCCCAGGGTCCTGCCTAAGGCCCAAGGAATTACGACAGAGAACACTTTTGGGTGTCCAGCAAGAGAGTAAAAAGTAAAGGCTAAATTTGAAGAGATGGAATTTCTCtgatgttccagtggttaagaatccacctgctaatgcagggaatgcaggtttaatccctagtcagggaactaagatcccacataccacggagcaactaagcctgcctgCAGCAACGACTGAGCCCATACCtggcaatgaaagatcccacaggcttcaACCAAGACCCAATGCAGACAAATAAGAGGGAAGGAATGGGGTGGGcatgggaggcaggttcaagagggagaggacgcTAAATATGCAAGTGGTTGATTCATATTGTTTCATGGCAGAAGCTAGCACAATACTGGAAAGCGattatcctctgattaaaaataaaagagaaaatataatttaaaaaagtcAATTCGAAGGGGCTTTTAGGATGAAAGGAAAGCACAGCATCTAGGCATCAAGGGACTAAATGGGGTGTGGCTGCCTCTACATTTCCAGTCAAAacaaggacagggcagcctcCTTCAGATGCCCTGGCACAAATAAAGCCTCTGGAACAGAAATAAAATGCCAGGGGGAGATGGGGAAGGTTCTGTTATTCAGCAAAATGATACTTGAAATATTAAACTCCACAtacattagggggaaaaaaaaaaaaccatgtaggggaagttccctggtggcctagtggttaggattcaatGCTGCCATtatggaggcctgggttcaatccccagtcagggaaccatcccacatgccatgtggcaagaTGCAACCAaaatacaataaatgaaaaaataaagggattatgtatttaaaaagaaaaccatgcaGGGACTTAataatccaccttccaatgcaggaaacacaagtttgatccctggtctaggaaccaagatcccccatgccacagagaaaataaactcaagagCTGCAGCTGCCGAGACTGCACACTCTGGAGCCTGCGCGCCACAGCTAGGGTCCACACACTGCAACAAAAGGTCCCACATGACGCAACTAAGActcggcacagccaaacaaatagcaaattttttaaactttcttaactttttttttaaagaaaaccatgTAGACACATGAGCTTATGAACTGAACATAAACGCCCTCCTTAGACATTATCCCCCACAGCCCTGTGAGGTAGATACtaacttcccattttacagatgaggaaactgaggttcaaaggaTTGGagggatttgcccaaggtcataggaTTTGAACCAGGGCAACACGTGCCCAAAACCATCCCCTTTCTGCCATAACACAAATGTAACTTCCTAGCTTGGCTGTTAGCTGTCCAATAACAAACTTGAATCCATTCCTTGACTTatctgcctctgtttccccaaAAGATAGTAACTATGTGACCCAATCCAGAAGAGCTGtaccaaaataacaaaaaaagggGGGCCCCTCTGAGGGTGACTGTCAACACCCAGGCTGTGGGAACAGTCTGGTATGTGCTTGAATGGATAACTGAGTTCAAAGCCACAGCCTCCTAGAGGCATCAGCCAGACTCACAGGAAGCAGGAGTAGCTCCTGTGGCAGTCTGAAATGAAGGGAGGGCAGCATGGCTCACTGTTTACCGGGACATCAGACACGGGGGAGAATTCTGATTCCACGACTCACTGGCTGTGTGTTCCTCGGCAATAATCACCCTCTCTGAACCTTAGACTCCTCCGACATTTGAGGTTCAACAATCTGAACCAATCATGTCAAAGATAAGTTCATGTATGGAAAgcatctggcacacagtaggtactcaataaatgtgcaTTCCTCCTTCACTCTCTGAGTTTGCTTATAAGGTGTTTGGTTCCACAAGACCAAGAGCTGCTCTCACTGGACTAAGACCTGGAACTCCCTGTGcctcatttttttcatctgtaaaacagactcCAAAGACCCAGGGGGTGGAAACAAATTCCTCATGCCTTCATTTGgcgaaaggaagaaaaaagggtgAGGGTAGAGATCAGGATGCCACACAATCCCTCAGGCCTGGGAGACCGGGTAGCCTTTTTCAGGTTATACAAGTGGGAGCATGACATTCACAGATGGAGGGATGCAAAATGGTCAGAGCATGCCCAAGGCATCCTCATCTCAGCCCAGTGATGAAGAGAAAGAACTGGAGCATGGATACCTGGGCCCCATGCCCACCGTGAGACTCTGGACTTGTCGCCTCAgactccaagcctcagtttccccctttgTAAAATGGATGTATTCATTCCCACCCCACACAAGGCTATGAGGATTCGTGAAGGGCTGGATGTGAAAAACAGCAATGCTGGGCCTGACATTTAGGCAGAGCTCTGCAAGCCTTAGCTGTTGACACTGTTTTTATTGTGATTATTACCCAGTAGCTTGAGTCCTAATGACactgaccagggttcttggccttcctcagtcaatagaaattgactagaggccagacaaTAAATTCAGGGGAGACTTTATTGGGGCCCCTGCTAGCAGCAGGGGGAAGCGAAAATAAGAAACAGGCTCCCTTGCTCCCTCCCCAAGGCGGGGCACGCTGGTTCCTTCCATGGGGTGAGGGTAGGCGGTGTGTCCAGGGGTTGGGCTGGACGGGGGCTTAAGTGGTCTGCCCACCCTTTTGGTGGTGTTGGGTGCAGGGGGTATgagcagtaccctgcttttgctcccaaccaccaccaccctggTTTTGGTTCTCAGCCTTTCAGAAGTAGCAGTTGGGTTTGGGGTCTTTTTATGTCTTGTTGTCaataatttgccccaactgtaGACGCATGCAGTTATTTTCAGTCCCTTAtagtttgtttgtattttgttaCTCAAAGAGACATTTGTCCAGGAGTAAGCACTGGAGCAACTAACTCTGCCCTCATCTTCTCTGTGTCCTTGGGCACCCGTCCccactgggcctcagtttccacctcTGCAAAGGAGGAGCAGCAACACCTCCCTCCAGGGTTCTGTGACGATGTCTAACTCCCAGCATGTGACTGTCATGCAATTGGGATTCAGAAGTCAGGAGACCCCCACCCTGGAATCTAGGGGTGTCCCAGGTGTAGGGAAATCAGAGACAATTTGATCCTTTTTCTACATTGGATAtgagactttggccacctgatgcgaagagccaactcattggataagactgatgctgggaaagactggaagcaggagaaggagacgacagaggatgagatggtcagatggcatcaccgacacaatggacatgagtttgagcaaactctgagagatggggaaggacagggaagcctggatgctGCAGATCgtggagctgcaaagagctggagatgactgagcgaatgaacagcAACGAgactggtggtgctagtggctaagaacccatctgccaaaggAGAGGTGAGAAaggtgggctcgatccctggggcaggaagatcccctggagaaggaaaggaaatggcacccctctccagtactcttgcctggagaatcccatggacagaggagcctggccggctatagtccagggggtcgcaaagagtcggacaacgaGTTAAACAACGATGAGACTGAGGTCCCTACCAGGGCTCCAACAGTTGCCTCTCCCAGTGTTCCAAACAGAATCTTCAGGTCACCTTGGAGCAAGGGTTCCCAGCCTCACCCCCGCTCACGAAACCATGAAATCTTGAGTAACATCCGCATCTCATTTTTCTGTTTAACTTGTCGATCAAACAGCTTAACGGTTCCACCTACTAATGTGACTGGCAATTATTTACTTTGGAGAGCCCTGAAAGACACCAACAGATTGCTGAATTCTGAATCATCTATAAATCCATCTCTCCATCACTCATTTCCTGATTTCCACACTATAAAAAAGTCTGCCTTCTCAGCAAAGCAAGGAGACCACGACAGCTGCCAGAACGTCTGAGAAGCCAGGTGAGACTTGTGCATtccaccctcccccaccaccaccactactgcCTCGGCGGGCAGAGGTGCTAGCCTCCACACTGTGGCATCACTGGCTGGCTGCACTTCAGATCACTCTTTGGGGGTCTTCCAAGAGAGCCAAAGCTTGCCATCTGGGGGGCAAGGTGATAACCATCCACTCTGCCTCCCTAAGAGACCATTAACATTAATGTAGAGACTTTTGGCAGCAGGCTATTTGATGGTGATAGGGAGCACGTGGCTGTAGGTACATTGCTCAAATTCCACGTGAGCTAGGGCTCTCTCATGGGCGTGCTCCTCCTGTCCTAAATCCCAGACTCTACGAGTTTTATCTTGAGTTTACCATTGTGCATTGCTCAGTGTACACGCTTGCTCCATTGTGCATCCAGACCATGGTCCAGCAACCTCCTACAATCCACCCAATTTTGTACATTTTGGTGCATTTTTCTGGGACCAAGGGTCCCTAGCTTCCATTGGAGTCATAAAAGATCTGTTGCCAAAAAGAGATTCAGAGGCCCCAAGCCAAGTTTACCTCTCAAGGAAGCCACAGCTGGCTCTTTGGACCTGTGGCAGCAGCAATGATGGCTCTTTGGCCAAATCAGCCAGTTGATGGGATTTTGCCCAAAGCAACCAAGTGTCTCCAGATTGTGGGAGCCAGTTCCAGCTGTCGACACCTTTACTGACTACCAAAaaggccctggagaaggatggTGGCATCTGGGAAGGGGACTGGTGCAAAAGGGAGGCAGATGTCAGAGGTCGCCCAGAAAGTTCGTCCAGGTCATcttgagggaaaagagaaagacatgGACGAGATAGTGTGTATATTGGTGGGGGTGGAGAGTTGGGGTGAGAGGGATACCTTTCTCCAACAGCAGTTCTGCCATTAGCTTGCTGTTTGACCTTGGGAAAATCACTACCCCTCTCTCGTCCTCTTGTCCTTGTGGAATGAGGACTTTGGATGGTTCCCAGGATTTCCCAGCTCTGGTATGAATGAGATGGTAGCTATAGCCCTGCCACCCTTGATAGTCTTGTGACTTGCAAGGGCTTCCACAAAGCCTCACGGGCTACATGCAGACCAGAGGACTTAAAGGAGGATGGGGACAAAGCAGTCGAGTTCCTCAGCCACTAGCACATTTAAGCCTTTTAATTTGCTTTGTCTCATTTAATACATTGTAAGCAAGCCCAACTGGAAAGTAAATCTGATGGTCACTTAATTTAAACAGAGGCCCCCAGGCAGAGAGATCTATCTTGAAGTCCTATCCTCAATGTGTACTTGTGACCTTGGGGAAAGTTACCTAAACTCGCTAGACCCCCATTGCCTCACTGGTGCAATGCAGGTGCTAAGTGTCCGCATCTTAAGGGTAAAGATGAAATCAGCCACCGAATGTGGAGCACTCAGCCTGACACCTGGCTCAGAGCAAATGCCTTAGCTGTTGCTGTTCACTCTCTGATGTGctggggcgggggcaggcagTGGATGGGTTCCTCTCTAGTATCTGTGCCACAGTGGTCCTTTCCGCAGATACTGAGTGAGAGGATGTTTCAAATCGGGAGCCTCATTGTCCTCTGTGGGCTGTTGGCCCAGACCACGGCCCTGCTAGAAACCCTGCCCGTGCCCCTCGACCAGAATCTGCCCTTGGCTGTGACTCCAGCCCTGGCCCCGAGTCCCACAGATCTTGCTGGAAGCTTGACAGGTGGTAAGTAAGAGTCTGTGACAACTTCTTccaggtgtgtgtgggtgtgtgtgtgcaatcATCTAATGGTTGGGAAGGGGGCTAAAGGGGGGTAAGGACTGAGGAGCCATAATTGTCAGATCTGACCCCCAAGCACCCCACATCCATTTCCAGCTCTCAGCAATGGCCTGCTCGCTGAGGGTCTGTTGGGGATTCTCGAAAACCTTCCGCTCTTGGACATCCTGAAGACCAGAGGGAATGCTCCCAGTGGCCTGCTGGGGGGCCTGCTTGGGAAAGTGACTTCACTCACCCCTCTCCTGAACGACATCATTGAGTGAGTAGCCCTGAAACAGGGCCTTGGACCCCATCAGAGATCTCCCACTGGAGACCAGCCAGCCCCAGGTAGTGGCcttggaggagggagcagggtcATCAGAACATGAGGCCAGGACTCAGGCTGAGACCCCCTCACAGTCTGGCAGGGAGCAGCAGCTCTTCTGAACCAGCAATTGCTCCCAGTCCTGAAGCACAGCTTGGACCTCCAGCATCGTCTATAACCCTCACCATAGTCCCAATTTAATAATGCCTAGTTTCATAGAAAAGTGGAGGCACAGAAAGGGGCCTGTGCCCACACCACCAGAGTGACTCAGAGTGCGGGTTCTGATTCTAACTGACCTAAGTCAAAAGCCAAGGCTTCTTCCACTCCACCATAATAATTTTGTTCTCTTCATTGGTGGAATCCCTTCTTAAGTTGCTCTCCTCAGTAGTGAACACAATGGCTTTTGATGTAAGCGAGAAAGTGTAAGCTATTCTCCTCAGTGACATCATCATGTGATGTCCATGGAACAATCCAATTAACAAAGAGCGAGAGTGGAAAGTGAGCTGGCAAGACTGGGTCCTTTACAGAACTGGATCAAATCCATTCCCAGGAGTCctagcctccccctccccccagatgCTTGCCTCTGACttgaagacagacagacagacagcctTGAGTCTGATTTCTGTATCCATCATGCACTTGCTGGGTGACCCGGGGCAAGGCACTCAGTCTCTCTGGGCTTGGCTTCTccacctgtaaaatgaagatcatggtacccACAGAGAAGAACTGTCAGGAGGACTGGAGAAGATGCAAATCATCTGACACAGAGGCTAGCTCAGAGAAGAGGCCTCAGAGAAGAGGCTTACTTCCCCCCTTTCTCAGTTCTCCCTAGCTTCCTGCTCCTCTGTCTTCATGATTAACTTTATTGATTGACCTGCCATTGAAGGGCTCAGCAAGATTCATGATCCCTACTCTTAAATGTGGAGGACTTACTTCAGTTGCCCCGACATCATCCACTTACCCACCCATACATCCACTTGACCATCTGCCCTTCATCTAACCACTTTCTCTTCCATTCATCTACCCACATATTCATCCACCCACCTGCCCATTAGTCCACAAACTCAGCCATTACAAAATAGCCCCTTTCTTTGCAAGGCTCTGAGCTCGCGTAAAGGATGCAAACATAACCGAGACACAGTTTCTTATCTTGGAAAACCTCACAGACCTAAGGTGAGCAGAGGGATCTGACCCAGTGCAGAGGATGGGAAAAACTGATGTGAGACTCAAAACTCGTGTGGCTATTGTTGCAAGACTCTCCTCATATCTCCTCCATCCCACCTTATGGGTAGCTCCATCTCTGAGATGCTCCTGGTGGGATTAGATGTGATTTCTAAGTTTAGGACTAGAGGAGTTAATGTTTCTCACTCCAATGTTCCTCCCTGGGCAGTTTGAAGATCACTAACCCTCAGCTGCTGGAACTTGGCCTTGTGCAGAGCCCTGATGGCCATCGTCTCTATGTCACCATCCCTCTGGGCATGATCCTCAATGTGAAAACGTGAGTGGACTCCAAGGGGGGATGGGAGGATGGCTCACCAAAGGAGACCCTGATGATCATGAGTGGTGAGCAAGAAAAAAGCTGTTGGAGTCTATCCAAAAGACCTGAGCCTCCAACATCAGCTCATTTGCTGCTATGCTAAGCAAACTTGAGTCCCTTAGGAGACTCACTTGGCCTCTTTGAGCCTACTGGGGATTGAGACGAGTACAGTTGTGGGCAAGATGGAATGAGGCGAGACTGGCATTTCTGTCCAGAAGAAAACCTCCTCTGCCTTGGGACATGGAAGCTCAGCTACAGCGGACTGTCTCCTCTGCAGGCCCTTGGTGGGGAGTCTGTTGAAGCTGGCTGTGAAGCTAAACGTCACCGTGGAACTCTTAGCTGTGACAGATGAGCAGAAGCGTGTCCACCTGGTTGTTGGCGACTGCACTCACTCCCCTGGCAGCCTGCAAATCTCCCTGCTTGATGGGTGAGGCCAGAGGGGTGGCTGCTCCTGTTGAGACAATATGATGGAATGACGGGTAAATGCTTGGAAAGATGGAACAAAGGGAGAATGGGTGAGTGGGAGAGTGGACAGGTGAGATGATGGACGGATGGataacagatggatggatgaataagtAAATGATCACTATCCCTTCTTAAGCCAGGCTGACCAATTTTATGCTGGATTAGGCAGCAAGAAATCTGAGTTCAAGCTCCATCTAGCTGAGGGGTATGGCAAGAGATGGAGGGCTCCCTGTGTGAACTTGAACAGTTCTCACCCAACTTGAGTCTCAGCTTACTCAGATAATTGTAATATGGAGCTATATTGGCCTTATTGAGAGAATcctcaaaaataataaatgtgaacATGCTTTGTCCCAGTAAAGAGTAAAATAGCTATGGAGCCCACAGGGGTAATTATTTCAGTTACTCTTgaaagggagagggaggcaggtaTAAAATACAGGAGTCACCCCCATCatgactaacatttattgaacacacaTGTGATACCTATACTGTCTCATTGAATCCTCATGAAAACTGCATACTAAGCACCGCTCATTCCTGTATGGATTCGACAAAGCCTgattgaacacctactgtgtgctggcaCTACGTGTTTCCTCTACATGTACCTAGTGTGTACACTGCTGTGCAGGGTGTCACTGTCTTTGGATGGGCGCCTTGTTATGGATGCACGTGGGTACAGAGGCACAAGACCGGGTTCTCTTATCAGTACTGCGACTGCAGTGGGCGCATACCCATGCTTCTCTGTGCCAGCCCCAGGCCCCTGCACTCTCCATGCTTTTCTCTTTCAGATTGGGTCCCCTCCCCATTCAAAGCCTTGTTGACAACCTCACTGGCATCTTGAATAATGTCCTTCCTGAGCTGGTGCAGGGCAAGGTAAGTGGAGTTAAAGTGCGGCCTCCTGGTCCTTGGATCTTAGGACTTCCCAGGCTAAAAGAAGCCCCTGGGGTGAGCTCTTCTGAGTCACTCAGTTTGATAAGTAAATTCCATCTATCAGTCTATCTGTCCATTGATCCATCTGTCCATGTTTCTTCTTCCCATCCTTCAAAATGTACTGATGGGTTTCTGCTCTAGGCCAGGCACTCTACACTACAGCTGAAACAGATGGGCTCCTACCCCAAGAAGCTTCCAGTCCACCCCGACTATGGCTGCAGACAAGGCCCACCCAGCCTATGCTCAGGATCTCCTATGACCAGAAACCCACCCCTCCCAGAGCAGTCCACCCTATTCAGAAACAGATGCCAGATCACAGAGTGAACAGCCACTCACTCTAGGCTTGGACACCTCATCCCCGCCTTCATCATCTCCATCTGCCCAGTGTGGACATGTGAGGGTTCATCTGTGGGACTGCTTAGAATCAGACACTCTCAGGCACAGACAAATGACAGAAGATCTCCCCAGGGGACCCATTTTCTGGATGGGGTTGCTGCCTGTGTCTCCCAAGGTGCCTAATGCTTCTCTCCACCCCGGCTCAGGTGTGCCCCCTGGTCAATGCAGTTCTCAGCCGCTTGGACGTCACTCTGGTACATTCCATTGTCAGTAAGTACCCACCTTGattcgggaaaatcccctggaggaggaaatgtctacccactctggtattcttgtctggggaatcccatggacagaggagcctagtgggctatgatccagggggtcacaaaagagtcagacatgaccagcTTCCAagtcctctctcccctctgcagGA
This window contains:
- the BPIFA1 gene encoding BPI fold-containing family A member 1 isoform X2 codes for the protein MFQIGSLIVLCGLLAQTTALLETLPVPLDQNLPLAVTPALAPSPTDLAGSLTGALSNGLLAEGLLGILENLPLLDILKTRGNAPSGLLGGLLGKVTSLTPLLNDIIDLKITNPQLLELGLVQSPDGHRLYVTIPLGMILNVKTPLVGSLLKLAVKLNVTVELLAVTDEQKRVHLVVGDCTHSPGSLQISLLDGLGPLPIQSLVDNLTGILNNVLPELVQGKVCPLVNAVLSRLDVTLVHSIVNALIHGLEFVIKV
- the BPIFA1 gene encoding BPI fold-containing family A member 1 isoform X1, whose product is MWSTQPDTWLRANALAVAVHSLMCWGGGRQWMGSSLVSVPQWSFPQILSERMFQIGSLIVLCGLLAQTTALLETLPVPLDQNLPLAVTPALAPSPTDLAGSLTGALSNGLLAEGLLGILENLPLLDILKTRGNAPSGLLGGLLGKVTSLTPLLNDIIDLKITNPQLLELGLVQSPDGHRLYVTIPLGMILNVKTPLVGSLLKLAVKLNVTVELLAVTDEQKRVHLVVGDCTHSPGSLQISLLDGLGPLPIQSLVDNLTGILNNVLPELVQGKVCPLVNAVLSRLDVTLVHSIVNALIHGLEFVIKV